Genomic DNA from Shouchella patagoniensis:
CACTTCATATAAATGAATGTCTGGGTGGGGTGATGGAACTCGATATTTCTCAATGAACATTACGGACACACATCCTTTTTCCAGTCTAGGCATACACCCTTTTTTCTTTTGTGCATAGTGTAACCAATAAAGCGGTCTGCCCAATAACAGTTGATCTCTTAACTATTTGGCGTGACCCCATCCACAAAGGAGTGAATTAAATTGAAACGGTCTTTTTATACACTGAGCTTTCTATTAATCAGCTTCGTCTTCTCCGGATGCGTACAAAACGACGAGGTTGATTCCATTGAAGTTGCAGAAGTAACCCGGTCTGTTTTTTATGCCCCTTTCTACGTGGCACTTGCCGAAGGTTACTTCGAGGACGAACAAATAAAAGTTGAATTGACAACAACATGGGGTGGTGACAAAACAATGACTGCGCTGTTATCTGATGGTGCAGATATTGCTCTAGTTGGCTCGGAAACATCGGTTTACGTTGCTGCTCAAGAAGCTACAGATCCAGCTATTAACTTTGCTGCTTTGACACAAACCGATGGTACCTTTCTTGTCGCTAGAGAAAACCTTACCTCGTTCGACTGGTCGGATCTAAAAGGTAGTACATTTCTTGGTCAGCGCAAAGGTGGAATGCCACAAATGGTTGGTGAATACGTACTTAAACAACAAGACATCAACCCCCAGAATGACTTGAATCTATTACAGAACGTCGACTTTGGAAATATTCCTAGCGCGTTTGCATCAGGGACAGGTGATTTTGTTCAATTATTTGAACCACAAGCATCGACTTTCGAACAGGAAGGTCTTGGGCACGTTGTGGCTTCATTTGGAGCCGAATCCGGTCAAGTACCTTATACCTCATTTATGGCGAAACAAAGCATGCTAACTGAAGATCCTGATGTATTTGTTCGGTTTTCCAGTGCTTTGTATAAAGGACAGCAACTAGTAAATGAGCAAAGCGCAGAGAAAACGGCCAAATCAATTGAAAGCTTCTTTGAAGATACTGAGCTAGATATTCTTACTAGCTCCGTTGAACGTTATAAAGATCAAGGTTCCTTCGCCGCTGACCCAGTTCTTACTGAAGATGCATGGGAAACGTTACTCGATATTATGGCAGAAGCAGGAGAACTACCTGCTCGAATTCCGTTTGACGAACTAGTGAATAATCAATTGGCCAAACAGGCGATGGAATAAGTATAGGAGGGTCAGCTGTGTCAGGTTTGAGAATCGATGCGCTATCATTAACCTACGTGAACAAGTCCGGGGCTTTCCCCGCACTTGAAGATGTCTCTCTTGAAGTTCAAGAAGGGGAGTTCGTATCCCTTATTGGCCCAAGCGGCTGCGGTAAAACCACATTGTTATCTATAATAGCAGGGCTGCTTCACCAAACAGAAGGTTCACTTTCTTTGCAGAATAAAGATTCGATTGGTTATATGCTCCAACATGATTATTTGTTTCCTTGGCTCACAATCGAGAAAAACATCTTGCTAGGTCAACATATTAGGGGCACATTTACAGAATTCTCACAAAGAAAAGCCCTTCGTTGGCTAGAACGCTTTGGACTTGAAGATAAGCGCCAAGAGCGTCCGCAGGCTCTCTCAGGCGGAATGAGACAACGGGTTGCCCTTGCCCGTACTCTTGCTACAGAACCTGCGCTAATGTTACTCGACGAGCCTTTTTCAGCTCTTGATCAACAAACGAAGCTTAAGCTAGAAGATCTTGTTTCAGATACTTTAAAAACAGAGAAAAAAACAGCGATCCTTGTTACACATGATATTAGCGAAGCGATAGCAATGAGCGACCGTGTTGTTTTATTTACAGCACGACCAGGTCGCGTCGCTCAAATTTTTTCGATCCCAAAAGAACTTCAGGAGCTTTCTCCTTTTGAAGCAAGACAGCATCCTGATTTTCAAAGCCAGTTCCAATTAATTTGGAAGGAGCTGGAACGTTGTGACACCTAATGAATTACATCAAAGCTTTTTAAAAGCACAACGTAAAGAAAAACAGGTTGTTCGATGCATCCAATTCAGCATGCTCTTCCTTATAATCGGCCTCTGGGAGCTTGCATCTCGAATGGCTTGGATTGATCCATTACTATTTAGTATGCCATCCCGTGTATTCTCCCTATTTATTGACCATATTGTAGCAGGCACCCTGTGGATCCATGCTTCTGTTACATTATTTGAAACAATCATGGGTTTTTTACTAGGTACCGCTGTTGGTACGTGTATTGCAGCCCTTTTATGGTGGTCAAATGTTGCAGCTAAAATATTTGATCCATTTCTTGTCATCTTGAATTCAATGCCTAAAGTAGCCATTGGGCCTATTTTAATCGTTGGGCTAGGACCAAACATGGGTTCAATCATTGCGATGGGCATGCTCGTATCTGTAATCATTACGACAATGGTTGTACACACAGCTTTTAAAGAAGTTGACGACAATTATATTAAAGTGATGCGAACTTTTTCGGCTTCTAAAAAGCAGATCTTTTGGTCCGTAGTTTATCCAGCAACAATCCCCGTAATCGTTTCAACATTAAAAATGAACGTCGGATTAGCATGGGTAGGTGTAATTGTTGGGGAGTTCCTTGTATCAAAACAAGGGCTTGGCTACTTAATCATTTATGGTTTCCAAGTGTTTAATTTTAACCTTGTATTTATGAGTCTGTTCGTCATTGCTATTCTTGCAACAGGTATGTATATTGTTGTCGAGTACGTCGAGAAGAAAATGACCCGTTTTCATACGTAAATAATACGCCCATCAAACGATGGGCGTATTATTTAAATAGTCCTTGCTTAATAGCAAATGAAATCGCCCTTGGTACAACATCATCTTTCATAATAAAGCTAAACCGATCATCTGCCGTTATCGCAACAGGCAGCTCTTGCATCAAAACTGGTCCATTTGTTTCTTCATATGATTCTCGGTTCTTTAATTCTATAAGTTCAGCCGCAAAGATCGTTTTCCAAAATGTTTTCCCGGAAATTGAAGTCACTTGATATTGACCAATAAAAACAAGATGATTTGCTATTCCACCCGTTTCTTCCCATACTTCTCTAATAGCTGCTTCCTCTGCTTCTTCACCTACTTCAACCTTCCCACCAGGAAACTCATAGCCTCGTTCGCGATGATTTGTTAACACCCATTCTTGTTTAAATCTTGTTAAGATAAGTACATGCCCAGGCGTTTGTGTAAAAACGGGCTCGATTCCAAGTACAAGCATTACTCTGTTTCCATACGCATCAGTAAATTGCTTCATACTGCTCACGCCTTTCCTCGCTTCTCTAGACCATTATAGCGCGGCATGTTCTTTTCCGTCTAATCATTGCCAAGTTTGCACTCCGGCTTTTTTTGGTCGGACTCCCCATAAAACGAGACCAACTGTTGCTAACACTAAGAGGGCGTTTCCACTAAACGTCCAAAAATGACTCCCTTTCATAAATACGGCAAACAATGGTGGTCCAGATGCAACACCTACAAAGCGCATGCTATTATAAAAAGAAGAGATCGATCCCCTTTGTTCTGCTGGAATTCCTTCCGTGACAAAAGCATCTAAACTTGGTAAAGCCGCCCCAATGCCAATGCCAGCGGCAAACAGAGCCGTGAGCATCATATAGAGTTCTTTATTAAACGAAACAACAAAAACAGAAATGGCAAGTAAGATTAAACCACCTACTGTAATCCATTTCATCTTCAATTGATTTTGACCAATGATTTTACCAGTAGCAAACGAGGTCAAACATAACGCAAGCAATGGAAAAGCTAATATAATACCTTTTCTTACACCATGGATGTTATGAGTTTCTTCTAAGAAAGTAGATAAATAAAAAAGAACACCAAACAAAATATACATACAAATTCCACCAGCGATAAACACCACGTATAACCAGCGGCCCTCTCGTTTGAAAATCATTTTCATCGACTTCATAAACTGATGGAAATTTTTTGGTTTCTTTTTTAATGGCGGCGTTTTAACAAGAAAAGCCACTAAAATAATTGACAAAGTACAAAAAACAGGAAAAGCAAAGAAAGGCATAAACCAAACAACGGCTGCAAGCATTGCCCCAAAGATAGGACTTAGCACTTTACCAAATGTATTCGATGTCTCAATTAAGCCTAGTCCTTCGCTTATCTCCTGTTTCTCTTTAAATAAATCACCTACAAACGGCATAACAATTGGCGCAGCTCCCGCAGCTCCAACACCTTGAAGAAGCCTGCCAATTAAAATAACCCAATACGGATTTTCCATTTTCCAAGCAGCGAAGCCCGCAAGCAACCCACCAATCCCCGCTAACACAAGGCTTGGAATAATTACCTGTTTTCGTCCGATATGATCAGATAAATAGCCTGCCAGTGGTATGAAAATAATGGCAACGACCGAATAGGCTGTAATAAGTAAACTAACCATAAATGAACTAATATTAAGCTCACGGCCAATGGTTGGCAGAACAGGGATAAGCATTGAATTTCCAAGCGTCATCACCAACGGTACAGAAGATAGTGACAATAATCCCCAGGTTTTTTTTGCATTTCCCACTTCGTGTATGCCCCTTTATTTAGATAATGCCTTTAGTATGAGCAAAACAGCACACGCTATGCACTTGTTCACTAGTGGAGACTTTATCCGCTTTAATCCTCTTATATTTAAAAAAAAGGTTTATCCCAACCGTCATTTTCATGACGCCTTTTTGGGACAAACCCTTTCACTTTAAAGCAATTGATACTTTTTATCCTTCTTAAACGTTTCGTATACTTCTTCAATTGTTTTATCCGAATACGCTTCGAGCTTTTCTACCCGACGTTTAAATTCACTTAATACTTCTTCTAGTTCAATGCCTTCTTCAAGAATATCTTCAAAAACATCTTCAAGCACGTCGTCTCGACCAGAAACAATATTCCCTTTTAACACAATACTTTTGCCGTGTTCTAAATCAGTAATTGATTCAATAGATGTAATCATAACAGCTGGGTGATTGTCCTTGCTTGTAATCACGACACTGACGAGCAAATTGCGTTCTGCTTCTTGCTCTCGCTCAAACGTTGCAGCATCTTCCTTGGAAACAACTGCATCCAAAAACCAAGTATGTTCTTCATTTTCCATATTAATAATCAATCCATCCGTAAGCGGAATCGGATTTTGTTTCATCTTCCCTTGTTGACCATCAATTACTTGCAATGCATGAAGCTTAAATGTCTTCATTGTATCAGGTCCTTTCAAGTATATATGAACTTTTAATTTGATTAAATACGAATTGAAGTTGATGTTGTTCCATCCATTCAATCAGCGTCAGTTCTTCCAATGTCAACTCACGTGGTAACGCTATTAAAAACTCCTGTTTAAGTTTCTCCGCTAAACAATTAGAAGGTTTACTCATTGAAGAACGACTCCTTTACATCGTTTTTGCAATACCTCTTCCATTGATTGGTGACAAGACACCTTTCTTCATTCATTCGCTCTTTTAGCTATTACTTCCTGCTCTACAACCCTTTTTTCTCGTAAGCATTTCGAATTCTCTCCATCGCTTCTGCAAGAGTAGCTCTTGGAGTCGCTAAATTCATTCTTTCAAAATGTTCTCCTTCTTCACCGAAAATCGGTCCATGATTTAAAGCAACTTTTGCTTCTTGAAGCAACCATGTTTTTCGATCGTCCGCCGACATCTCAAGTGCTTCGCAATTAAGCCACAATAAATACGTTCCTTCAGGCTTAATCGGCTTGATCTTAGGCATGTGTGTTTGTAAATAGTCTTCAACAAACGTATAGTTCGCTTGTATGTAACTCATTAAACCTCTTAACCATGGTAAACCATGCTCATAAGCAGCTTTGGTAGCAATATGGGAAAACATATTTGCTCCATTCATAAAAGTTGTTGCTAATGTTCGGCGATATGCCAGTCGCAGATTCGGTTCCGTAATGACCACATACGCCCCTTGCACTCCTGCCAGATTGAATGTTTTCGTTGGTGCAAGTGTTGTAAATACTCGTTTTTTTATTGTTTCAGATACACTGGCTAATGGTGTGTGTGTATATCCATCAAATAACAAATCTGCATGAATTTCATCAGAGACAACAAAGAGATCGTGCTTTTCGCATAGATCTGCAAGTTCAAGTAGCTCTTCTTTCGACCACACTCTGCCACCAGGATTATGAGGATGACAAAGGATAAGCATTTTTGTTTTTTCCGTAATTACTGATTCGAGACCTGCAAAGTCCATTCGATACTGGTTTCCATCAAACGTTAGTGGGTTTTTAACAATACGCCGATTGTTCTTTTCGATTACATCATAAAACGGATAATAGACAGGTGTCTGAATAACAATTTCGTCCTCTTCTTCCGTGAATGTTTTGATTAGATTGCTAATTGCAGGAACAACGCCGGTCACATGCACAATATCCTCTGTATCAATTTGCCAATTGTATTGTGAAGAAACCCAATGAACAATCGTTTCATCAACTTCAGTTGAAGGAGCTGCATAGCCATATACACCATGTTCCACTTTTTCTTTTAATGCTTTTATAACTGGTTCTGGTGCTTTAAAATCCATATCTGCAACCCAGAGCGGAAGCAAATCCTCTTCGCCAAATCTCTCTTTTGTTGCATCCCATTTCATGCAATGTGTACCTCTACGCTCAATTACTTGGTCAAACTCATTCATATTGTGCTCCACAAGCAATTTCCCTCCTTCAGTTACGATTCCATCTTTATTTTATCACATTATTAGCCATTCTACTTTCATGCCCGCTTGTCCTAAAAACGTGATACACTAGCAAATGGATGAAACCTACTACTAGAATCCAGCACAGTAAAGATCTCTTTTATAAGGAGCTTCTTAGTATAGGGAAGAATGCTCCCTTTTTCTCTTTCGCTGGCTCATTCTTTTCTTTACGAATGTACGTTAAAAGGAGTGATAAAACGTGAACACACCGTTTTTTTGCATTGAGGGTGTTATTGGCGTTGGTAAAACAACCCTATGCAAAGCGATAGCGGCACACTATCAAATAAATTGCCTCCATGAGATTGTTGAAGAAAATCCATTTTTGGAAAAATTCTATGATGATATGAATGCTTGGAGTTTTCAGACCGAAATGTTTTTTCTATGCAACCGCGTAAAACAACTTGAAGACATAAAACCTATGCTCCGTGCTCAACATCCTATTATTGCTGATTACCACATTAGTAAAAATAGGCTTTTTGCTAGAAGAACACTAGACGCTAAAAAGTGGGATCAATATGAACGGATCTTTGAAATTTTAAACGAGTCATTACCGAAGCCATCTGCAATCATTTATTTAAAAGCAAGCCACGAAATTGTCATGGAACGAATAAAAAAACGAGGCAGATCATTCGAAAAAGACATGGATCCAGCTTATATTAAACAACTTGCATCTGACTATGATAAAGCAATGATAAAGTTAGCTAAAGAAACACCTGTCGTTACCATCCACACAGACAACCTTGACTTTGTTTCTAGTCAATCTGATTTAGCGTATATACTTACAAAAATAGATTCACACTTATCTTCTGTTTAATTTAAGGAGCTGCAATTATGTCAAACATTCCAGATAACGCCATTATCACCGTAGCAGGAACTGTCGGCGTAGGTAAGACAACAATGACAAGAACACTTGCTACCGAGCTTAATTTTAGAACATCTTTTGAAAAGGTGGATAACAATCCGTATTTAGACCATTTCTATGCTGACTTTGAACGTTGGAGTTTTCATTTACAAATTTATTTCCTAGCTGAACGTTTTAAAGAACAGAAGCGAATGGTTGAACATGGTGGAGGGTATATCCAAGATCGTTCTATCTATGAAGATACAGGTATTTTTGCTAAAATGCATGCCGACAAAGGGACCATGACACCAACCGACTACCAAACTTATACAAGCTTGTTTGAAGCTATGGTGATGACGCCTTATTTCCCTCGCCCTGACGTATTAATTTATTTAGATGGTGACTTAGACACAATCCTTTCCCGCATCAATTCCAGAGGTAGAGAAATGGAAAAACAAACACCACTTGCATACTGGGAAGAAATGTATGGCCGCTATCAAAACTGGATTCAGTCGTTTAATGCTTGCCCAGTATTACGCCTCGATATTCGAGAATACGACCTTCTTGAAGACAAAACATGCATTCACCGCATAAAAGATGAATTAAATCGCTTTTTTTAAAAAAGAAAAGGGGATACGCCGTTAGTCACCGCGTATCCCCTTTTTTACTTATAATAATAGTCCCCTGCTTGAACTTTATTTCGGAGCATTTCCACTTCCACCAGCGCAGGCCGTTTTTCATTTTTCTCTGGCATATGCGGGGAAGAACAAATCCATCCGGCCTCACCAAGTCTGCCTTTTCGCAAATACTTAGCAAGCTCTTCTACATCGGCTCGTAACAAAAAACTCGTATTCGTCGCTGCAGCTAACTGCCAGCAAGATTCAGTAACATCTTCAGCAGACGTAACAACCATTGTACGTTCAGCTTGATAAAAAGCTTTTGCAGCGTAGGCTTCTTGGACACAACTTAAACCAAGTTTAGCTCCATATCTTTTCACTTGGACAACTGTTTTTATGCCATCTTCTCCTATGACAATCAAGTCCGCACCATAGTCTCTGCTTTTTTTCGTTTGATAAGTGGTAAAGCCAGACACCGCAAATGCCACAGCTACATAATCCTCAAATTCACTGCCTTCCATCCGATCAATGTCCCTAATTGTAATTTTACCAACATCTTTTCGTTTTTTCTTCCGTAATTGACCACGAATAAGGATGATCGCCATTAACAATCCAATGACGGCAATCATGAGTAGTATAATCTCAAATCGTTCCAAAACATTCTTCCTTTTTTCCAGTTTCGTGCATTCAGTATAGCACAACAATTAAAAAACCCACACTCATTTAAGTGAGTGCAGGTTCTGATGTATTATCCTTCGAAATACTCGTTGACCTCATCTACAATAATTTTAACAGACTCAAGCCCACTTCCACTTAAGTACCATACTTCGCCGTTTAGTTGATGAATTTGGTCGTTTTGAGCAGCATTCGTACGATCAACAATATCATTATCTAATGTTTCAGAAGCAGAAGCTGCATTCCCAATAGATGCGCCTCTATCTACAACAAAGATATAATCTGGATTAACGCTATCAATATATTCAAAGTTAACTGTCTCGCCATGACTTTCTGCAGAAATATCATCAGCAGGTTCAATTCCTAATTCACCGTGAATAATACCAAAGCGTGAACCAGCGCCAAACGCGCTCACAGAACCTTCATCAACTGATAAAATAAGAGCATTGCTATCAGAATTCGAAGCTTTTTCATTTACTTCATCAATTGTTTCTTGAATGCCAGCTAATTGCTCATCTACTTTATCTTGGGCATCAAAGATGTCACCAAGCACATGCATGTTAGACTCAAAACTCTCCATAAAATTTTCTTGGTCAACCGCTAAATAAACGGTAGGTGCAATTTCACTTAGTTCATCATAAGCGTCGGCTGCACGTCCAGAAATGAAGATGACATCTGGCTGCATTTCATTAATTAATTCGAAGTTTGGTTCGAATAATGAGCCAACATCCTCATACTCGTCTCCTTCGAATTCTGAAAGATAATCAGGCATATTATTTGCTTTTGGTACTCCAGAAATCGGTCCGCCAATTGCACGAATTGAATCTGTAATACCATTATCAAAAGATAGTACCGTTTCTGGATTAACTGGAACTTCTACCATTTCTCCATTAAGTGATTCAACTTCTACCATTTCTGCTTGTTCTTCTGTACCTTCATTTGTTTCACCGGTAGTATTGCCACCTTCTTCTGTGTCGTTTCCGCCACATGCAGCAAGACCTACTGCAGTAAATGCTGTTAATGCCCATAATAATTGCTTTTTCATTTTATAATAACCTCCTGATATTCTCTCTATCTCTATAGACCCCCAAGGAAGATTGTTGCTTACTTTTTATGTAGCGAGCAGTTTTTTCCTCCTCACCCCCTCTCCCTTGTCAAAACTTAACTAAAATAAACACAAATTTTATTGCAATTTACTTCTTCAATCGCGATTTCCATATCATAAATATTGCGAAGTGAATCGGGATTAATGATGTCATGACAATGTCCTTCTTCAATAATGCGCCCATCTTTCATTGCGACAATATTGTCTGAATAACAAGAAGCAAAATTAATATCATGAACAACAATAAGTATCGTCTTATCTCGTTCGTCAACAAGCCTGCGCAACGTTTTCATAATCGAAACAGAGTGCTTCATATCTAAATTGTTTAAAGGCTCATCCAAAATAATATAATCTGTGTCCTGGGCAAGCACCATCGCAATGTAAGCACGTTGACGTTGTCCACCACTTAACTGGTCCAAATATTTCCCTTGAATCTCACGCAACGACATATAATCGATTGCATCATCAACATAGGCCCAATCTTCTTTTGTTAACCGACTTTGTGAATACGGAAAACGTCCAAAGCTAACAAGCTCTCGAATGGTTAGCCGAATATTAATGTTGTTTGCTTGTTTTAAGATCGATACTTTTTTTGCTAATTCCTTACTCTGGATCGAGTCAATCTCTTTCCCATCAACAAGCACTTGTCCTTCATCTTTTTTTGTTAACCGGCTCATTAAAGAAATAAGTGTACTTTTCCCGGCACCATTAGGTCCAATAAATGAAGTGATTGTTCCTTTTCGAACAGCCACAGTCACATCATCAAGTACTTTCTTACCGTCATACTGTTTGCTAACACCTCTTACTTCTATCGCTACGGGTTTCGTTTTTGGCAACGGCTGTACTTCACGGTCAATCAATGCAATCGTCATGTCGTTTTTGTCCCCCTTAAGAGTAAGTAGATAAAGTAAATGCCACCGATAAAGTTAATAAAGACACTTAGTGGCGCTGAATAGGAAAAAACTCTTTCAACAAGTAAGGTCCCTCCTACAAGAGCGATTATGCTAATGAGTGTGCTCAAAGTCGCCATATGAAGATGTTTATAAGATGGCATCATCTCTCGAGCTACGTTTACAACAAGTAATCCAAGAAATAAAATGGGTCCAACAAGCGCAGTTGAAATCGAAACAAATATCGCAATGACGATAAGAAACTTTCGTATCGCTTTATCATACGGGACACCTAAGTTTATCGCTTGATCACGACCAAGTGATATCGCGTCAAGGTATTTTAAGTAAGGCCATATGTATAAAAATGTAAAACCAATTAATACAATAGAAATCCATAATAAATCGACATTGATGTTGCTAAAGCTAGCAAACATTCGATTTTGTATCGTTAAAAATTCATTGGGGTCAATTAACACCTGCATAAATGTTGACATGCTTGAAAACAATGTTCCAAACACAATCCCAACAAGAAGCAAAAAGTATAAATTTTGCTGTTCTCTCTTGAATAAGAGTGCATATAGGAAGAGAGCAAATAGCACCATACCTATAATGGAAATGCCGAAATTAACAAATTGACTAACGGCGACTAACCCTACTGTCCCCAAAACAAAAACAAGCGTTGTTTGAATGAGAATATATAAAGAATCAAGACCGATAATACTCGGTGTTAAGATCCGGTTATTGGTGATTGTTTGAAAGATTAATGTTGAAAAAGCAATTACTGCACCAACAATCACAATCGCAGCAACACTTCTTCCTCTTCTGGGTAAAGCGTAATCCCATCCTGCAGGGGTTAATCCGATAAATAAGAAAGTTAGAATCAAACCAAGTGAAATGGTTCCAAATATAAGATAAATCCATTTAGGCTGCATGTTTAGGTCTCCTTAAGAGCAAGTAAAGGAAGATTGCGCTCCCGATAACCCCAACCATTAAGCCGATTGGAATTTCATATGGATAAATAAGGACACGGCCTAAAATATCACAGATAAGCAGGAATATTGCACCGAATAAAGCAGTATGTGGCAAACTATTTTTCAAATTATCGCCTCTCATAATTGAAACGATATTCGGGATAATCAAGCCTAAAAATGGAATGGAGCCAATCGTGACAACAATCGTTGCTGTGATCATAGCGACGATTAATAATCCGATGTTCATAATACGGTTGTAATTCATACCTAGATTTGTTGAGAAATCTCTTCCCAATCCTGCAACAGTAAATCGATTTGCAAATAGGAAAGCAATAATAACAAGTGGAATACCTATGTATAAAATTTCATAACGCCCCCGGATAACAAGAGAAAAGCTTCCCTGCATCCATGACGACAGGCTTTGTATCAAATCATAGCGATATGCAAGAAAGGTAGTAACAGAATTAACAACACTCCCTAGCATTAAACCAACAAGGGGGACAAAAATTACATTTTTAAATCGAATTCGCTCTAATATTTTCATAAATAGAAACGTTCCACCTAAAGCAAATAAAAAGGCAACAAACATTCTCTCAATCGTACTCGCATTCGTAAAAACAACAATTGCAACGAGTATACCTAATCGTGCCCAATCCATTGTACCTGCGGTTGTTGGTGACACAAACTTATTCTGTGTCAGCTGCTGCATGATCAAACCACAGACACTTAAACTCATACCCACAATAAGGATGCTTAGCAATCTCGGAAGGCGGCTAATTAGGATTGTTTGAACCTCATTCTCAGTAAAACGAAATAGATCAAGTGGCGATATATCTTGTACGCCGATAAATAAAGATGAAAACGATAATAAAATCAATAAAGGCACTAAGTACTTGATTCGCATAGTCAATTAACATGAAAGAAACATGTTGCTTGCCTCCTTCTCGTCTCTATAATGATACTCATTATCAATTACGTCTTTAATCTTATCATCTTTTAGCCATTCGTCAAGGCTAAATGAGAAAGAATCTCGTTTTCAATAAGAAAATACAAACAAGCCATTGAGTATTTATTTCCAAATGGCTTGTTTGTATTTAGTTAATCTTTAATCAATCGAGCCTGAAAAAACCAGTAGTAAAAAGCGATTATCGCCACACTTAAAAGAAATCCTCCAAATACGTCCGTTGCATAATGAACACCTAAATAAATACGTGAAAAGCCCATTCCAAGTATCATAACGACCGCAAAAAGTAGAACTCCGACTCTTACCTGAAAAGAATCAACTCTTTTCCAAATAAAAAAAGTAAGAACAGTATAAAAAGACATAGCCCCCATTGTATGCCCACTTGGAAAACTATATGACGACAAGTCAACCATCATAAAATCTTCTGGGCGAAGACGTGCAATAATTTGCTTAACAACAGTATTTAGCAAACCAGTTGTGGCTAACGTAGCGGTAGTAAAGAAAATTTCTTTTTGAGGTGTCTTTAAGATTAAAAATATAACAATCATAATTATTGCTAAGACTATGACGACAGAAACGGAACCAATGAATGCAAAAGCCGCCATAATGGTTGTGATCCAATCGGCACGAATGGAAGCAACAGATTCTAAAACAAAATAATCAAATTGAACCATAAAATCTGTATCTAAAACGAGTACAAGGAAGAAGAATCCAATTAAGCATAGGATACTTATTTTTAAAGACGTTTGAGTACGTTGGTTCATTTTTAACACCCTTTTACTTGAATAGTTTTTATTGTACTTCATTCATTTTAAAAAACAAGCACTCCATTTTGTCGTTTATAAAAAACGTTTTTGTGGAATAAAGTAGGGAAAGGAGCGAGCAACTTGGACAGAAACAAAGAATCTTTAATTCAACAGTTAATTGATGAAATGATTACACACGGCATATATAAAATAAACGATCGCCATTTATTTGAATTAACACCTGTTGAAATAAAAAGTTTACACGCCTCTATACAAAAAGAGCAGTACTTGTAGCCAGAAGGCAACAAGACTGCTCTTATCAATCTACATTTCCTAATAATGGTTCAAACCAGTGGCTTGCATATACAGAAGCAATTCCAAAAACAATTGACCAAATGACAACACCAATAACCGTCCAAAAGATTGCATACCCTTTTGAAACAC
This window encodes:
- a CDS encoding phosphatase PAP2 family protein; protein product: MNQRTQTSLKISILCLIGFFFLVLVLDTDFMVQFDYFVLESVASIRADWITTIMAAFAFIGSVSVVIVLAIIMIVIFLILKTPQKEIFFTTATLATTGLLNTVVKQIIARLRPEDFMMVDLSSYSFPSGHTMGAMSFYTVLTFFIWKRVDSFQVRVGVLLFAVVMILGMGFSRIYLGVHYATDVFGGFLLSVAIIAFYYWFFQARLIKD
- a CDS encoding iron chelate uptake ABC transporter family permease subunit gives rise to the protein MQPKWIYLIFGTISLGLILTFLFIGLTPAGWDYALPRRGRSVAAIVIVGAVIAFSTLIFQTITNNRILTPSIIGLDSLYILIQTTLVFVLGTVGLVAVSQFVNFGISIIGMVLFALFLYALLFKREQQNLYFLLLVGIVFGTLFSSMSTFMQVLIDPNEFLTIQNRMFASFSNINVDLLWISIVLIGFTFLYIWPYLKYLDAISLGRDQAINLGVPYDKAIRKFLIVIAIFVSISTALVGPILFLGLLVVNVAREMMPSYKHLHMATLSTLISIIALVGGTLLVERVFSYSAPLSVFINFIGGIYFIYLLLRGTKTT
- a CDS encoding Fur-regulated basic protein FbpA, translating into MDRNKESLIQQLIDEMITHGIYKINDRHLFELTPVEIKSLHASIQKEQYL
- a CDS encoding ABC transporter permease yields the protein MRIKYLVPLLILLSFSSLFIGVQDISPLDLFRFTENEVQTILISRLPRLLSILIVGMSLSVCGLIMQQLTQNKFVSPTTAGTMDWARLGILVAIVVFTNASTIERMFVAFLFALGGTFLFMKILERIRFKNVIFVPLVGLMLGSVVNSVTTFLAYRYDLIQSLSSWMQGSFSLVIRGRYEILYIGIPLVIIAFLFANRFTVAGLGRDFSTNLGMNYNRIMNIGLLIVAMITATIVVTIGSIPFLGLIIPNIVSIMRGDNLKNSLPHTALFGAIFLLICDILGRVLIYPYEIPIGLMVGVIGSAIFLYLLLRRPKHAA